ctgctttgaacaattaccaattgtaaaagcgctatataaataaatttgacttgacttgacttgacatttgtaCAGAAGCAGAAAAACTGCTACTCTGAACTTCATTCTTAATGCTTTAGCTAAAGCGTGTTGGAGATGTGTGTGCTGTATCTGTATGTTCAGAACGTTACAAATCGAATGCTTTAATGCCATAATCTTCAGTAATGCTCACATGATTAACAATTTAGCCAATGACAGACAAAACAGCCTACAGCATATGACTGTTTCTCAAAAAATATTGTTGTGCTGGCTTAATGTTTTACAAATGTATGCAATGTTGACAGATTAAAGTTGTGTTTTCTTTGGCAGCTTTAATCTTACAAAACACTGAACTTTGGGCTTAATAACAGCACAAACTATCCAGTACTAGTCATGCATTCCTCTATGTTtgcaacatgtttttttctgcattcACTGTAGTTTGGATTCTGAGAGCCACACAGTGACGAAACGCGGCTGTTTGAGATCCTGCTGTGCTTATTCCATTAATTCATGTATCATATCATACAaggtataaataatttaaataaacatatcAAATACTAGAACATGTGTATGATGTAGTATTTTAGTTGATTTACTCTTGCCAAGCTCTGATttctgagacacacacacagaggaaaCAGCAACGCAGCTATTTGATTTGTGCTCAATTCATTCAAAGATCTCATTCATTATTGCAGTGACCCTACAGGTTTGTGTATAATACTGTGTTTTCCCCTGGCTCTCCTGAAATCCAGCGAACACGAGGAGTGACAGTGTCAATGTAACCGGCTTGTCACCGACTGCTGTTGCGTTTCTCTCTGCATTGTGTCTGATAAATGCAATTTCTACTTCTGAAGTGCTTCTTTTTATACAGAACACTGATTTCTCACATAATGCAGTGAAGCAGCCCATGTATAGAGTGAATTATCAACCATCGATATCAACCAATTCAgcaataaatgattaataagagtaatgttatgaaaatataatttctgaTGGAATTCCATTCATGAACACTTGTTAAGtcaaatgaattacattttatcaTGAACTGAGACAGTTTTATCTTTAACATCTTTATTGTTTTTGTCTTAAGAAAAGAACAATAGATAAAAATAAGATAATATTGAAATCTTATGGAATTCcttttaaaattgtttatttgaatatgCATGTCATTTGACATAAGTGTTAAGCTGGGCTAGAGTTTAAAGTTAGATGAATGAAATTATGTTAAAGTCTATGAAAATGCATAAGCCCTGAATGCCTAAGAGTCTGTCTGTCTCATTCAAAGTCAGCTAAATGCTGCTATCTAAACTTATGAGGTAAAAAGCTATTTATAGTAGAGCACAATGCTCCAAAAGAAAATCATATAGGGATGTTAAAAGAAATGAGTGCCATTTGAGGGCAATTTGTTGTTAAATTTGACAAAGTAAAACTCAATGAATTTAAAGAGGTCTTTAAATACAGACCTTGACTGATAGAAGTGACATTTTTGACTAGTAATGACCAGTAACTTTTTTTCCAATCATTAGTCTCCACCATGATACAGGGCCGATGGCTCCGGTCACAGATGTAGCAGAACATCACACTGAATGGACGATTGTGAGAACTAAATTCACTAAGTATAATCTCAGCACTGATATGTTGCTGCTTTGAAGATGTCTAATGGATTTTAGTGATTAAATATTGCTGTTATTATCCTGTCTCCCTGTTTGAACATTATCATCATGAATACACCTTTCCTAAGTTCCAGAAAACACCTGATACTGTTGAAGAAAACTGTCAGAGATTTCATGATGGGAAAGAGCGGTAACCAGTGTGCATGAGGTGATTTCTCAATGACGGGTAAGatcctctttggccagacagGGGACAACCTAAGGCAGGGGGTTACCGCCACCACTGGGCATCTACCCTGATTAGGGTGACCACCCGTCCCGCTTTGCATTGTACCGCACAGCAATTTAACTCTTTGTTCCGCACGTCGCATATTGAGAAAATGTCCCGCATTTTCTTCAGTCTGTTCCGACGAGCATACAGCAGCCTGCTGGAGCAATTGTGtagtgatcatgttctccaacAGAGGGGGCTATGCAGCTACACTTGGTCGCGCGTGTACGCGCCGCTACTTCATGAGGAACGTAATCTGGATCTGGACCTGAGCAAAGCGCCATTATCGtcaattatcaaaataaacatcgTTATCAGTTTCAAGGTTAGCAACATACTAACTATTCAAactgtttgtatgttttataacagGGCCTCAACAGGGTGCGAGATTGTTTTGCACAATTTTAAACGTCCAAAAAAGTTCTGCAGTCAATTTCCTCTTAACTACATGGTGAAGGTACACTcagatatgaataaataaaaaataaaataaaataatacacatactttgtgcttaaaataattctaaaatgcaaaataatagttAAAATTAGTTAAAAGTTAAAACAGTCGTAGCCTAATTTCTGTACAGTAGCTAAAAACAGcatgtgaaaattaaaatattaaattcaataatgttaaaacatatttgttaaatatttatcttcttataggcctatttatgttttatttttgaaatgtaatatgtttttgtaaagTCACACGAATGTTAGGCTATAACAGTATTGTTTAGAACTGCTTTCACAGTGGTTACTATTAATCGTGTAAAAGTTTTTTTGGTTGTATTTAAACCAGAGCAAAAATTcctaataataaaactaaatcataattattcatgtaataatagcctataaggaacccacaacaattaaaaacaaaaacattaaaaaatgtattgtccctgttttttaaatagatagtaacaaatgagatttttgtTCACCTAAAATAGGAAATGTCCCCAGTTTTcatttcagaaatctggtcacctaATTCAAAAATAGTTATCTGCATGATGCCaatgatatttaatttaaatgacatGTAAAATAAAGACATGTTATGTTACATTGTGATGTAATGGTGTTTTCTGGAAGGGACTAAAAAACAAAGTATTTTTATCAGCTGAAAGGCAGAATACAAATGTTGTTATTAAGTCCATGGCCGCCGtcaacccctgacccgccatggccgcccacgacCCCTGACCCTGACCCTGGCCCCTGACACCGGACCCGGTCTGGGCTCAGAGACTTGTCCTGGAGACCTCCGGTGATGTCCGTCCCTCTCCCTGCACTGGCGTGAGGTCTCCAGGACGCCCAACCCCCTCTCAGTTGTTACATCTATGGCGCGAGGTCGcacctaccgggagggggaggtactgtcataTATCCCGTGTgtcccggactccatttcccacaatcctcctgttctccacacctgcactcacttccctcaccatctccccatcatcacagatcatctTCACCTGGACCTCCTCGTCAGCACTAATGTCTTTTCTAATGTTAATGTTACCTATGTTTGGATGTTGTCTCTTTCGTTGTACCAATAAAACCTGTTTGCTGGTGGAAGTCCGTGAATCCTTCGTCTCTACAACAGCTAAACATAACAATGTCTTTATATTACACACCATATGCGCTGCTTTCATTGACGCTCTCTCTTTCTCGGAGATCGCGCTGCCCCCTTTGTTACAGAACACATGCAACTTTCATCCCTCAAAATAGCCATATTTGAGAACTCAAACCATTTGTATCTCTAGATATAGATGTAGGTCATTTAACATTTCTATCATAAAACAATTGGCTGATATTAAATAATTAGCAACCTCATCTCACCTCGCTCTCTTCAATGCTAAACTGGTGGAATACATGCTCTACGGAATACATGCTCTATGGAATACATGCTCTACGGTAAGCCCGCCtgctttgatttgattggccatctcaGTCATTTTGACACTGATGAGCGCTGTTAGACCACTGAGGCAGaccagcaaaaaaacaaaaataccttGTAAACCGTTTGTCATCCTAACATCAAACAGAGACGTACGTAACTTATGTGGTATAGgctattatttacttttacGGTGCTGGCCAgatgacatttttcaaaaaatgcCTTTGAACTAAGTGCCTAAGCCAAATATTGTGTCCAAGACAGATGATAAGGGGCAGCCAGTGAATTTGGGTCTTTAAACTGCTCCTTCAACTACacattcaaaaacactcagTCGAGCTCTCTTACATTCACTGTCTGTTTAGGCTTGCTTAGTACCAATCTACAGAACCTCTGTACAAATCACCATGGTACACATTATGCTATCATtaacttatttaatatttagtacaTATGCATGAGGTGTGAAACAAGAAGGACATAAcctttcaaaaattaaaaaacatgcaaatatcACGGTTGCTGCAGTTTTTGCAGTACTCTGTGGCTGGCTTGTCAATAGTGCGGTATTGCAATATTGCAGTTATTGTGAGAGCCGTAATCTTTTGAGTTAAATAGAAACTGTTCCATAATTCCTGGGGGGTGGGATGGTGGAGTGGTTAACCACCAAACCGTGTAATTTGTTGCTTCTTCAGCACAGTAAGAAACAATCCCATACCATCACACCCAAACTCTCCCATCATCtgagtttaaaaataaatcactagTATTCGCTGGGTCACATGACCACAAATGATAAGATTACTTCCTCTCAGTGACCATTGCATGTACCCTTCACTAATAGGCCCTTAGTAAAGGGATTCAGTTTTTCACTTTTGTTTGAAACACTAATGGCGTCCTTTTCTCAAAGTGCCCTTCAAGGGCTCAAATATGCCATTTGGAATTTGCCCTTGAATATGCGCCTAATAGCGAACCTTTATCGAGGTTAATGTCAGAGAGAGCGGCTATGTCAGACAGATAATCCTCTTCATGTTAAATTATTGCGATGCGTCTGCACATAGGTAATTCTTCAGGTTTTAAGCTTTGgatattatttttgtcaaaatgaAACGTTGGTTAACAACGCAGGAAGGCCAGCGGAGGGGAGCTGAGACGCACCATCATCATGCCTTTGCAGTATGATGCAGGAGCAGCACGTGCTATTGTGCTTTCACAGATGCCAGGTTTGCAGTGCGCAACTGATCTGAGGCTGtttaacacaaacacaacatttacttatttttattttaaatccaAATGTTGTTACTGAACATGGCTTGTCAGCATTGTGATTCTCTTTGTATACTCTATATTTCATAGATGTCacgtttaaatgttttattaaattcattactttatatttatgtaaacaGGGTTCCCACTCTAAGCCAAATGTCAAATTCCCTGACTTTTCCTTGACTTTCACAAACTAAAAAGCTGTATTTCCATGACCTATAATGAATGGACTGAGCAGATGAAAAACAGCCacaaacagtatttttcaaactttatttacttattcacagttgttttattacaaatctaacttaaacacatacacactactttttttcttttatttgttaaaTGGACTGATACTATTCTACAGAAATTAATTGTTTTCAGAGGTTAAACACAAGGCTTTTGTTTGTGATCAAGTTCATTCTTCACATTTAGTTTTTGCAGACCGTGTTAGACTGTTTGACTGAGCAATCAATGTAAGATTGCCTACACTTTGTGCCTTTAATGCAAGGTCATCAGCAGATTGCTCCATAGCTGAGGCATCCTCCTGGAGGTCTGTTCTCCTTTTCTTCAGCTCATCAATCTCATCAGAGTTTTCCTTTTCACGTTTAGTTTTTCTGCTCCTTGAGTTATCAATTCCCCCTACTGACCTAAAATGACCCACACTTTCCCTCATGTTTTCAACCTTGACTGAAAAACTTCGCTCTACGGAATTTCCATGCAAGAGCATTAGGAGGAGTGCCACAACATTCCACAGTGTTTCGTACACCTTTTCTCTTGCTTTTTTATAGAATAGGGTATCTACCTGACCTGTGACAGGATTGAAGTCAGTGAAATCTGCCCTTCTCTTCAGCAATCTTATTGATGAACTTCCTGTACTGTTTGAGAATATCAATCGCACTCATTTTCTTCTACTTGTTTGGTCTCAGTGAGCAGTTTGAGGATGTTTTTCAACTTGTTGATGCATGATGAATCTTTATTGCTTGCCATCCTCCCTGGATCATGCTGCACACAAGTGGAAATTTTTCTTGTGATTTCCCTGCAAGTGTCAGTAAGCACTTTCTGCAAACCATCCTGAACTCCAGCACTCTCTTCTCACTAATCTTCTGTGATGACACCAGTTCCTTCAGCATTTTGTCTGCAGAAAACCCTCACATGAATTTTAGTTGCATGAATGAGATTGTTTTTGTCTGTGCCATCTATTGACATCAGTTTTAATACTGTGTTTGCATTAGCAATCATATCAGGCTTGATAAAATGATCCATAATTGACCTGTTTGATTAGGTTCCAGGATTTCCAGGATTAGGGAATTTGCCTGCCTCTATTGCATTCACATATTTAAGTTCGTCAATATATTGATCATTCCCTCTGTAATTGGGACATTCTCTACCCATCTTGTTTTAAAGAATTTGAGTGGCATAAGAGGAGATGTTTGTCCGACAGCTTTAGCATAAATTTAGCAACAAACTAAAATCCCTTATATTCCATGACTtggacaaaaaatataaaatttccTGACTTTCAATGTGTGGAATAGAAATTTTAAAATTCCACGACCCATGGGAACCCTGTATGAActaatacttttaaatatatatattatgttgctCACGCAAgtggaaaaatattaaaacataagCTTTATGTTTAAAGCCATGATTGGTAATGTGTTTGTAACGGCccctaatttatttatttatttgccaaacAACGGTAATTTTCTTTAAACCTGCCAGTTACGGAGACTGTCTGTGGAACTACTTCCCAgtggtgtaaagtatttgagtaaatgcaGTTAGtaactgtacttaagtatctttttggctactttgtatcaagatattagcaacttttactcttTACCTGACACAAGTAAAcaagtaaatgtatgttttactCCAATACttacattttgcatggcacctaATATTTCTGCAGCAGTTTCTGCTATAAAAAAGGCATTGTAGGTATTATATCTTCTATGTTTGCCTTTACGCACACAAACTTGCCAACAAGGCTACTTTACATGAATGCAAGTGCATTAGCAGTTAGTTGTGAATCTCAGGTGTTTGATTTaggagatgaggcagataaggTATCTGTGCTTTTATTCAAGTATgattttcaggtactctttacacctctgctctTTCCAGAGTGACAATGTCTAAAACAGCTCTCTTTTGAGTGAATCCTCATGTGCTCCTTCAGGTTACCCATTAATCTGAAACTCttaccacactgatcacacatgaatggcttctctccagtgtgaattttcatgtgaCAATAAAGTGACGATTTATGTgcgaaactctttccacactgatcacatgtgtatggcttctctccagtgtgaattctcatgtgaaaaTAAAGTGACAATTTATAtgcaaaactctttccacactgatcacatgtaaaaggcttctctccagtgtgaatattCATGTGTTCCCTAAGGATCTGTTCCCGTGTAAAGCCATTCCCGCACAGagtgcaggtgtaaggcttttctccagtgtgagttctcatgtggtctttaaggcctcctttttgactgaaactctgtccacattgctggcaggtgtaaggcttttctccagtgtgaattctcatgtgtctTTCAAGGCTTCCTTTTacattgaaactctttccacactgttggcaggcgAATGGgctttctccagtgtgaattctcatgtggactacaAGGTGTCCTttatgactgaaactctttccacactcttgacaggtgtaaggcttttctccagtgtgaattctcatgtgtctTTCAAGGCTTCCTTTTacattgaaactctttccacactgttggcaggcgAATGGgctttctccagtgtgaattctcatgtggactacaAGGTGTCCTttatgactgaaactctttccacactcttgacaggtatgacgcttttctccagtgtgaattctcatgtgtgcTGTAAGGTTACCTTTctcactgaaactctttccacattgttggcagatgtaaggcttttctccagtgtgaatttgcATGTGGTATTTAAGGCTTCCTTTTtgtttgaaactctttccacactcttgacaggtgtaaggcttttctccttTGTGAATTCTCAAGTGGATTTCAAGTTTTCCTTTTtcactgaaactctgtccacactgTACGCAGGCGAACGGACTCTCTACattgtgaattttcatgtgAACTTCAAGGTTTCCTTTTTGAATGTAACCCTTTCCACAcagttggcaggtgtaaggtttttctccagtgtgagttctcatgtggactttaaggcttCCCTTTTGACTgaagctctttccacattgCCGGCAAGAAaagggtttctctccagtgtgaattctcaagTGGACTTGAAGGTTTTTATGTCGatcaaaactctttccacactgttggcaggtgaaataTCTTTTAGTTCCTGTCTTTTGAACTCTTTTTAGTGAGGAAGTCTTTTTAGCCAGCGTTGACCTTTCCCCAGTCATAAAATCATGTTTATCATAATGTTCTTTCTCTTCTTCCCTTTCATTAAGTTCATGGCTAGCCTCTCTCAGTGCTGTTAGGTCTAGAACAAAAATAGACAAAacaatttagacatttaaagcatcaaaacTGACAACATGTATGATCTataccaggggtgtccaaacctgTTCCTGAAGAGCTACCATCCTGCAGATTTCAGGTCCAATtccaatcaaacacacctgaaccagctaatcaggATTTTCAGGGTTCCTTGATAATTACAgcaggtgtgttggagcagggTTGGGACTGAAGTCTGCAAGACGGTAActctccaggagcagggttggacacccctgatCTATACCATACCCTATGGATCAGGGATGGGCAGCTTTGGTCCTGGAGGACCTGCATAGTTCGGTTTTATCtctatttaaatacatgtgCCTGTAATTTTCAAGCAGTCCTCAAGAATAAGGGTTAAATATTGGGGTTGGGTTAAATtttgcaggtgtatttgatcAAGGATGGAGCTAAACTCTTCAGAATAGTGTCCCTCCCGAACCAGAGTTGCCCATACCGTCTATAGATCTTATACTCAATACACCAGTGGTTTTCAAACCTGGTCCACAGGGacccaccactgcacattttgtatgtctcctgTATTTTTCACATCTGGTTAAGATCATCAGCTTGTTAGAGGAGAGCTGACATTGATAGAGAAATTTGCAGACTACTATTCCTGTTCACCAATAAGGCGAGAACCAGAACTGTTATAAACCTAAATATACTTGaattaattaagttaattgaaaAGTCAACTATGCTATTAGTAATAGAAGATATTTGTCATTGTAATGATGTCAGACATAGCACACACTACTGCGGCACGGTTAGCGATCTCACTACAGCCGTTCCGAGCCTAATCTCTTCAAGCGGGCCAGGGCATGGTACGGAGCAATCACACTAGCCAAACAAACTAGACTTTGAGGGTCAAAAGTGCTCACAagtgtgagtacacccttaATTTTGGTTTAAGACACATTTTGAGAATAATTTGACACAAAACTTTccaccattgacagaattttcctggTATACGGTAGGGGTGCTTTTACTTATCTGAATCAGTACAAAACctcctgatcaaaacacagaagcagcagcagcaggaagAAGCGATAAAAGCTTTGATCAAGTACATGCAAACTAATGCAATCATCTGTGTTATTTTTCTTGACATATTGCATGTTCAgctattcatacaacaaaatctTCTGGGGTCATTAAAGTTTTGTAATAATCAAAAATGCTGGTGATGGCtggcaacttaaaaaaaaaa
The window above is part of the Chanodichthys erythropterus isolate Z2021 chromosome 3, ASM2448905v1, whole genome shotgun sequence genome. Proteins encoded here:
- the LOC137006263 gene encoding oocyte zinc finger protein XlCOF6-like isoform X2 translates to MEFIKEETDDMKIIIKDETEDMKTEDIEEQTDLTALREASHELNEREEEKEHYDKHDFMTGERSTLAKKTSSLKRVQKTGTKRYFTCQQCGKSFDRHKNLQVHLRIHTGEKPFSCRQCGKSFSQKGSLKVHMRTHTGEKPYTCQLCGKGYIQKGNLEVHMKIHNVESPFACVQCGQSFSEKGKLEIHLRIHKGEKPYTCQECGKSFKQKGSLKYHMQIHTGEKPYICQQCGKSFSEKGNLTAHMRIHTGEKRHTCQECGKSFSHKGHLVVHMRIHTGESPFACQQCGKSFNVKGSLERHMRIHTGEKPYTCQECGKSFSHKGHLVVHMRIHTGESPFACQQCGKSFNVKGSLERHMRIHTGEKPYTCQQCGQSFSQKGGLKDHMRTHTGEKPYTCTLCGNGFTREQILREHMNIHTGEKPFTCDQCGKSFAYKLSLYFHMRIHTGEKPYTCDQCGKSFAHKSSLYCHMKIHTGEKPFMCDQCGKSFRLMGNLKEHMRIHSKESCFRHCHSGKSRGVKST